Proteins from a single region of Rana temporaria chromosome 5, aRanTem1.1, whole genome shotgun sequence:
- the LOC120941741 gene encoding retinoic acid receptor responder protein 2-like produces the protein MNLAAGWGLVSALLVLRVQADVLTEELSDNQNQMVRLVMEKFHQRDLQNAYRMTSVVKAEEVYNSGIFVNVEFLVKQTSCRKHDWSKPDCKVVKNARTYNCFGCYKFEYDAHSVISKVEECILTRNLRAGRQNQRNDLCKEVEKKDPERTIPGVYSFLKTE, from the exons ATGAATCTGGCCGCAGGATGGGGACTGGTCAGCGCTCTGCTGGTCCTCAGAGTCCAGGCCGATGTCCTGACAGAAGAACTGTCCGACAACCAGAACCAGATGGTCCGGCTGGTGATGGAGAAGTTCCACCAGAGAGATCTGCAGAACGCATACAGGATGACGTCCGTAGTGAAGGCCGAGGAG GTTTACAATTCCGGGATATTCGTCAATGTGGAGTTTCTGGTGAAACAGACGTCATGCCGCAAACATGACTGGAGCAAACCGGACTGCAAGGTCGTAAAAAACGCA AGGACCTATAACTGCTTTGGTTGTTACAAGTTTGAATACGACGCTCACTCTGTTATATCTAAGGTTGAAGAATGCATCCTGACACGAAACTTAAGGGCG ggGCGTCAGAATCAGAGGAATGATCTGTGTAAGGAGGTGGAGAAGAAGGACCCTGAGAGGACGATTCCCGGGGTGTACAGCTTTCTGAAAACAGAGTGA